The Papaver somniferum cultivar HN1 chromosome 3, ASM357369v1, whole genome shotgun sequence genome includes a region encoding these proteins:
- the LOC113359047 gene encoding uncharacterized protein LOC113359047, producing the protein MQTDQENQHAIVIEENQVVVLNASQQEEANEVAEGEGKNVEQDLLGNRLADTTTQMESQISIGCNNQGMLQVNISRGRDKDNSYLRHGKRLRMDQGESSNRGKSSSQPLENFTQYPTNILKYTAIHNIREENQSGEILGEKIDRNLLRNYLDMSGFDVSFDDYNAQNIDPANFHQSGAFKGHIEALISQYEQNQTIQNSSNQHEIYTSNTHVIIDDPNCTPNLYPPYQGTISEQNYARRFKEKAPSAADQEGSKASREDSSMEG; encoded by the exons ATGCAAACCGATCAGGAAAACCAACATGCAATAGTTATTGAGGAAAATCAGGTTGTTGTCTTAAATGCAAGTCAACAGGAGGAGGCAAATGAGGTCGCTGAGGGTGAAGGAAAAAATGTTGAGCAAGATTTATTGGGGAATCGGCTGGCTGACACAACGACTCAAATGGAATCCCAAATCTCAATTGGGTGTAATAACCAAGGTATGCTTCAAGTTAATATTTCCAGAGGAAGGGATAAAGATAACTCATATCTTAGGCATGGAAAGAGACTAAGAATGGATCAAGGGGAGTCTAGCAATAGGGGTAAATCATCTTCTCAACCCTTAGAAAATTTCACCCAGTACCCAACTAATATTCTGAAATATACTGCAATTCATAACATTAGAGAGGAAAATCAAAGTGGGGAAATTTTAGGTGAAAAAATTGATAGGAATTTGCTTAGAAACTATCTTGATATGAGTGGATTTGATGTTTCTTTTGATGATTACAATGCCCAAAACATAGATCCAGCGAATTTTCATCAATCAGGAGCTTTTAAAGGTCATATTGAAGCCCTAATTTCTCAGTATGAgcaaaatcaaaccatccaaaacTCTTCTAATCAACATGAAATATATACTTCAAACACTCATGTAATAATTGATGATCCAAATTGCACACCTAACTTGTATCCTCCTTATCAAGGGACAATCTCAGAGCAAAACTACGCTCGAAGGTTCAAAGAAAAAGCCCCATCTGCTGCTGATCAG GAAGGATCCAAGGCATCAAGGGAAGATTCATCTATGGAGGGCTAG
- the LOC113359048 gene encoding tigger transposable element-derived protein 1-like, which translates to MAARKVLLIVENYPSHPKTIEGLQNVDFFLPPKTTLEIQPCDAGIIRAFKTHYHRQFYRGLLEGYELGSSNPEKINVLDAMNLAISAWIIDVRTSTLANFFRHYNLRSTYNTSVDNLDEHTDSEITGDLQILIKKLGYRNSMNVEDVQKYPEEHNC; encoded by the coding sequence atGGCTGCAAGAAAAGTTCTCCTGATTGTGGAAAATTACCCTTCTCATCCAAAAACTATTGAAGGACTgcaaaatgttgatttttttttgccaCCAAAGACAACTTTAGAAATTCAACCCTGTGACGCAGGGATTATACGAGCTTTTAAAACGCATTATCATCGTCAATTTTATAGAGGTCTTTTGGAAGGCTATGAATTAGGGTCGTCAAATCCAGAAAAAATAAATGTGTTAGATGCAATGAATCTTGCAATTTCAGCATGGATTATCGACGTTCGTACAAGTACACTTGCAAACTTCTTTCGTCATTATAACCTTCGATCAACATATAACACAAGTGTAGACAATTTAGATGAACATACAGACAGTGAAATCACTGGAGACTTGCAAATTTTGATCAAGAAGTTGGGCTATCGCAATTCAATGAATGTCGAAGATGTCCAAAAATATCCGGAAGAACACAATTGTTGA